The following proteins are co-located in the Bombus pyrosoma isolate SC7728 linkage group LG12, ASM1482585v1, whole genome shotgun sequence genome:
- the LOC122573827 gene encoding isocitrate dehydrogenase [NAD] subunit gamma, mitochondrial, with protein sequence MAARSVITYLRPKTVVSQIHRCASLSAFEIQHKTPTIKKVMPIPKAHYGGRHTVTVLPGAGIGPELMTYVKEVFSYAGVPVDFEDVDIDPNADDNVDLHYAITSIRRNGVALKGNIETRSTEAGVLSRNVALRNELDLYVNVLHCVSYPGVNSRHKNIDIVIVRQNTEGEYAMLEHESVQGVVESMKVITTTNSERVARYAFEYAKRNGRKKVTTVHKANIMKLSDGLFLETSKRVAKDYPDIIHNDMIIDNTCMQLVSNPHQFDIVLTTNLYGAIVSNVVCGLLGGAGLLSGKNYGDHYTVFEPGTRNTGTGIAGKNIANPIAMLNAAVDMLRHLGHKHHATLIQNAINRTINQGIHTRDLGGQASSREVVDAIMKYIKTASD encoded by the exons ATGGCTGCTCGATcagttattacatatttacgtCCAAAAACTGTTGTATCTCAAATTCATAGATGTGCTTCACTCTCTGCATTTGAAATACAACATAAAACTCCAACTATTAAAAAGGTAATGCCCATACCAAAAGCTCACTATGGAGGACGACACACAGTTACTGTTTTGCCTGGTGCTGGAATTGGTCCAGAGTTGATGACCTATGTAAAAGAG gTTTTCAGTTATGCAGGTGTACCAGTAGATTTTGAAGATGTAGATATTGATCCAAATGCAGATGACAATGTTGATTTACATTATGCTATTACATCAATTCGTAGAAATGGTGTAGCACTAAAAGGAAACATTGAAACTCGTAGTACAGAAGCTGGTGTACTTTCCCGAAATGTTGCTCTTCGAAATGAGTTAGATCTTTATGTAAATGTCTTACATTGTGTATCATATCCTGGGGTAAATTCACggcataaaaatattgatattgttATTGTGAGACAAAATACAGAGGGGGAATATGCTATGTTAGAGCATGAAAGTGTACAGGGTGTTGTGGAAAGTATGAAGGTTATTACAACTACTAATTCTGAACGTGTTGCAAGATATGCATTTGAATACGCTAAgcgaaatggaagaaaaaaagttaCCACAGTTCATAAAGCaaatataatgaaactttCTGATGGGTTGTTTTTAGAAACATCAAAAAGAGTTGCAAAAGATTATCCAGATATTATTCATAATGATATGATTATTGATAATACTTGTATGCAATTGGTCTCCAATCCACATCAGTTTGATATAGTGTTAACGACCAATTTATATGGGGCAATTGTATCAAATGTAGTATGTGGTTTATTAGGTGGTGCTGGATTATTATCAGGTAAAAATTATGGTGACCATTATACAGTGTTTGAACCAGGTACTCGTAATACTGGTACAGGCATTGCTGGGAAAAATATTGCTAATCCTATTGCAATGTTAAATGCTGCTGTTGATATGTTACGTCATCTTGGACATAAGCACCATGCTACGTTAATTCAAAATGCTATCAATAGAACTATTAACCAAGGTATACATACTCGTGATCTTGGCGGACAAGCTAGCAGTAGAGAAGTTGTTGATgctataatgaaatatattaaaacagcATCTGATTAA
- the LOC122573444 gene encoding collagen alpha-1(I) chain-like, whose protein sequence is MRRDHVKQQWRTLRLPRNIHSVCWAFCLLVALGLYPVLADIILQDMEKNIVDLMDGTGIHQEPVGVIVTENRCHKNDTIAYDITESALLTINTNTLFPTGIPRDFSILVVAKPKIGSSTATLFAIYSDSGEEQLVLSLGNDVTLYYSTTPDDEDKPISFGIDISDGKWHRLGISIKGDTVTLILDCTQQISKELSRNLDETISVSGIIIIGQQIVDGNMYMGGLEMLKIAPIPDAAYEICTIFAPNCRSQSRQSTHSNMRNYDPVVRTTSSTYYEGTNIGDSQTVPSSSYPVKPFSTAGSYYETNYDNLHPPRSYGRTAERSGPNVSYNEQDENLVKGTEDDYENGSEDGNEDAEDSDNYKLAYRPVNVTYAARPTVETFLHNQSAVFNNIDSVEVDQTTTPEISKTSDSLSREVQGGLKYSESLEGSYYNPAYYSSRGSPGPRGFPGPPGVPGPPGKKGEPGRDGLAGLQGTAGPPGNVFIIPALNQQGNEKGPDTQAEALRQMLSQHMLAMRGAEGPMGLTGIAGPEGPPGPQGQKGEPGEVGEPGPRGERGIPGNTGREGRRGRPGRDGERGLSGPPGMKGEQGVPGLPGLPGDKGERGFVGATGEQGLPGHEGMQGDDGPPGLPGLPGEMGPRGFIGPRGFPGLPGNPGIPGSEGPPGAKGNTGPPGPPGVPGSPGPLGPVGPPGPQGLLGPTGLVGPQGKPGIPGLSGADGSPGHPGNPGVPGMKGEQGPQGPQGPIGFPGVRGMKGDEGKRGSPGERGEKGERGPEGEKGDIGAKGEPGLSGPQGIPGLEGLEGPKGFEGPRGETGLVGLPGEKGKTGPPGFVGYPGNVGEKGDKGQPGREGPSGDKGERGNNGASGERGEPGPRGFRGARGRRGAEGLPGPKGDTGQPGPPGLQGESGTPGVEGPRGFVGSPGQAGLNGKDGIPGPSGERGPVGDSGPPGPPGAPGVIGPQGPAGEPGQPGEPGSPGNPGAPGESGSPGEQGKEGPQGPPGLQGKEGSPGPGGLPGFPGERGANGLPGMPGAKGEIGPPGLQGPSGDKGAQGESGKDGESGPQGKQGPKGPPGPVGLKGDRGEPGPVGPTGRDGLPGQRGLPGAPGPVGVPGEDGDKGDIGPPGEKGFKGSQAETGPPGAPGAQGLRGEPGAIGLPGEKGPPGEIGRRGPKGEDGPVGASGPPGPVGPQGLPGPSGLKGEVGDTGIVGPVGPAGNPGEQGPRGPKGSEGLQGPPGVEGRQGAKGESGAVGLPGLIGPEGKQGERGPPGPKGEEGKSGPPGPPGTRGINGPEGPKGNAGPPGFPGPPGEPGLVGPKGEAGKNGEDGKPGDPGAPGEIGPPGKEGLPGPAGKQGSEGPAGVQGSPGLPGEKGDMGPPGAQGPPGSTGSQGLPGPSGLPGVRGLPGLAGENGPPGMSGAVGAPGKVGSVGPKGPKGDRGKRGIKGHRGELGHVGVKGEQGEKGEQGPRGALGLEGPKGNQGPPGLLGFKGNDGPPGLPGIEGAIGPKGNAGNDGPKGELGPPGPPGPPGPPAEQPMIPPELLFTREQILRRKRDISTNTAEDEKEKDSETLDKDDQIEEEFGPKFLDMYSSIYAMRQELDRIRKPIGSRENPVRTCKDLFYGHPHFHDGWYWIDPNLGMADDSVYVYCNMTNMGETCVYPDIHTSQMPNIPWRKENNKTDWYSNLRGGFKITYEAIGVVQLNFLRLLSQEAYQNFTYTCINSVAWYNVLNFNYNSSLRLLGANEDEFSYTGIKPQIVTDNCKMRKSKGDTVFLVYSKKLQQLPLVDFYPVDYGLPHQAFGFTVGPICFK, encoded by the exons ATGCGGCGGGACCACGTGAAACAGCAATGGAGAACACTGCGACTGCCTCGCAATATCCACTCCGTTTGTTGGGCATTTTGTCTTCTCGTAGCATTAGGACTGTATCCGGTGCTAGCCGATATTATCTTGCAAGACATGG AAAAGAATATCGTAGACTTGATGGATGGTACGGGAATACACCAAGAGCCCGTTGGAGTGATCGTAACCGAAAATCGTTGCCACAAAAATGATACAATAGCATATGACATTACGGAAAGCGCGCTACTGACGATCAATACGAACACTTTGTTTCCGACTGGTATACCGCgtgatttttccattttagtCGTCGCGAAGCCAAAAATCG GATCCTCGACTGCCACGTTGTTTGCTATCTACAGCGACAGTGGTGAGGAACAGTTGGTACTATCATTGGGCAATGATGTCACTCTTTACTACAGTACAACTCCGGATGATGAGGATAAACCAATTTCGTTTGGTATTGATATATCCGATGGAAAATGGCACCGTCTAGGAATCAGCATCAAAGGCGATACTGTCACACTAATTCTCGATTGTACTCaacaaatttccaaagaaTTAAGTAGAAATCTTGACGAAACGATTAGCGTCAGTGGCATCATAATTATCGGCCAACAGATCGTCGATGGTAACATGTATATG GGTGGTCTGGAAATGTTGAAGATTGCACCGATACCAGACGCAGCTTACGAAATTTGTACGATTTTCGCGCCAAATTGTAGAAGTCAATCGAGACAAAGTACTCATTCGAATATGCGGAATTATGATCCTGTCGTGCGTACAACCTCGTCTACTTATTACGAGGGTACAAATATTGGCGACAGTCAGACAGTCCCAAGTTCTAGTTATCCGGTTAAACCCTTCTCAACTGCTGGATCGTATTATGAAACGAATTACGACAATCTGCACCCGCCTCGAAGTTATGGCAGAACAGCTGAGAGATCTGGAccaaatgtttcgtataatgaGCAGGATGAAAATCTTGTAAAAGGAACGGAGGATGATTATGAGAACGGGAGTGAAGACGGGAACGAGGATGCCGAAGACAGCGACAACTACAAGTTAGCTTATAGGCCAGTGAATGTAACATATGCAGCGAGACCAACTGTGGAGACGTTCCTTCACAATCAAAGTGCC GTTTTCAACAACATCGATTCAGTCGAAGTAGATCAAACGACAACGCcagaaatttctaaaacttCCGACAGTTTATCTAGAGAAGTTCAAGGAGGCTTGAAATATTCTGAATCGTTGGAAGGATCGTATTACAATCCAGCTTATTATAGTAGTAGGGGTTCGCCTGGGCCACGGGGATTTCCGGGGCCTCCAGGGGTGCCCGGGCCACCTGGTAAAAAAGGAGAACCAGGGAGAGATGGGTTAGCAGGTTTGCAAGGCACGGCTGGCCCACCGGGAAACGTGTTCATAATTCCAGCACTTAACCAGCAAGGAAACGAGAAAGGACCGGATACTCAAGCGGAAGCTCTGAGACAAATGCTTTCACAGCATATGTTGGCTATGAGAGGTGCCGAAGGTCCTATGGGTCTTACAGGTATTGCTGGACCCGAAGGACCACCTGGACCTCAAGGTCAGAAGGGAGAACCTGGAGAAGTTGGCGAACCTGGACCTCGTGGCGAAAGAG GTATTCCTGGAAATACTGGCAGGGAGGGTAGACGAGGTCGACCTGGGAGAGACGGAGAAAGAGGTTTAAGTGGACCACCAGGAATGAAAGGAGAACAGGGCGTGCCTGGACTGCCTGGATTACCAGGAGATAAAGGCGAACGAGGATTTGTAGGTGCCACAGGTGAACAAGGTTTACCAGGTCACGAAGGAATGCAGGGTGATGATGGTCCTCCAGGTTTACCAGGCTTACCGGGTGAAATG GGGCCTAGAGGATTCATAGGCCCACGAGGTTTCCCTGGATTACCAGGGAATCCAGGTATTCCTGGAAGTGAAGGTCCACCAGGAGCAAAAGGCAATACTGGTCCACCGGGCCCTCCAGGTGTGCCAGGTTCTCCGGGTCCACTTGGTCCTGTAGGACCACCCGGACCTCAAGGTCTTTTGGGTCCAACTGGTTTAGTG GGTCCACAAGGGAAGCCTGGAATTCCTGGTCTGTCGGGGGCAGATGGATCTCCTGGTCATCCGGGAAATCCAGGCGTTCCTGGAATGAAAGGTGAACAAGGGCCTCAAGGACCGCAAGGTCCAATAGGCTTCCCGGGAGTTCGTGGCATGAAAGGCGACGAAGGCAAACGTGGATCGCCTGGTGAACGCGgagaaaagggagagagaggtCCAGAAGGGGAGAAAGGTGACATTGGCGCGAAGGGAGAACCTGGATTATCAGGTCCACAAGGAATTCCTGGATTGGAAGGTTTAGAAGGACCAAAAGGTTTCGAAGGGCCACGTGGTGAAACCGGTTTAGTTGGACTACCTGGTGAAAAAGGTAAAACTGGTCCTCCGGGTTTTGTTGGATATCCTGGAAATGTTGGTGAAAAAGGTGATAAAGGTCAGCCAGGAAGAGAAGGCCCTAGTGGAGATAAAGGAGAAAGG GGTAACAATGGCGCGTCAGGAGAACGTGGTGAACCAGGACCTAGG GGATTTAGGGGAGCTCGTGGAAGAAGAGGTGCCGAAGGATTACCAGGACCGAAAGGTGATACTGGACAGCCAGGCCCTCCGGGATTACAAGGAGAATCTGGTACGCCAGGAGTCGAGGGACCTCGTGGATTTGTGGGATCTCCTGGGCAAGCTGGTCTCAATGGCAAAGATGGAATCCCTGGACCTTCTGGAGAACGTGGACCAGTGGGTGATTCTGGGCCGCCAGGTCCACCAGGTGCGCCGGGTGTTATCGGACCGCAAGGTCCAGCTGGTGAACCTGGACAACCAGGAGAACCTGGAAGTCCAGGAAATCCAGGAGCTCCCGGAGAATCAGGTTCCCCAGGAGAGCAAGGCAAAGAAGGACCACAAGGGCCACCTGGTTTACAAGGAAAAGAAGGTTCACCAGGTCCTGGTGGTCTACCAGGATTTCCTGGTGAACGGGGCGCAAATGGTTTACCG GGAATGCCAGGTGCAAAAGGAGAGATAGGACCACCTGGGCTTCAAGGTCCATCAGGCGATAAAGGTGCTCAAGGAGAATCTGGGAAAGATGGTGAATCTGGACCTCAAGGAAAGCAAGGACCTAAAGGACCACCTGGTCCAGTCGGATTGAAAGGCGACAGG GGTGAGCCTGGACCAGTCGGTCCTACCGGGCGAGATGGTTTACCAGGGCAACGTGGTTTGCCAGGAGCTCCTGGTCCTGTTGGAGTGCCAGGAGAAGATGGAGACAAAGGAGATATTGGACCACCTGGTGAAAAAGGGTTTAAAGGATCTCAAGCGGAAACA GGACCTCCAGGAGCACCCGGCGCACAAGGACTTCGAGGTGAACCTGGTGCTATCGGCTTACCAGGAGAAAAGGGACCACCTGGAGAAATTGGGAGGCGAGGACCAAAAGGCGAAGATGGTCCCGTTGGTGCATCAGGTCCTCCTGGTCCAGTAGGGCCACAAGGATTGCCTGGCCCATCAGGATTAAAAGGAGAAGTGGGGGATACTGGCATAGTTGGTCCTGTAGGGCCGGCAGGAAATCCAGGTGAACAAGGTCCAAGGGGCCCTAAAGGGTCTGAAGGTTTACAAGGTCCTCCTGGAGTAGAAGGTCGTCAAGGAGCAAAAGGGGAATCTGGAGCGGTGGGACTTCCAGGTTTAATAGGTCCAGAAGGAAAACAA GGAGAAAGAGGCCCTCCAGGACCAAAGGGAGAAGAAGGTAAGAGTGGACCTCCAGGACCGCCTGGAACTCGTGGTATAAATGGTCCGGAAGGACCAAAAGGTAATGCAGGACCACCTGGCTTCCCTGGACCTCCAGGAGAACCAGGTTTAGTCGGCCCAAAAGGGGAAGCTGGTAAGAATGGTGAAGATGGAAAACCAGGAGATCCTGGTGCACCAGGAGAGATTGGACCCCCGGGAAAGGAAGGATTACCTGGCCCTGCTGGAAAACAA ggATCCGAAGGTCCAGCGGGAGTGCAAGGTAGTCCAGGTTTACCTGGTGAAAAAGGAGACATGGGGCCGCCTGGGGCGCAGGGACCTCCAGGTTCCACAGGATCTCAGGGTCTTCCAGGACCATCAGGTTTGCCAGGTGTAAGAGGATTGCCAGGACTTGCTGGAGAAAATGGTCCACCAGGGATGTCAGGAGCTGTTGGTGCTCCAGGAAAAGTTGGATCGGTTGGACCAAAAGGTCCAAAGGGTGACAGGGGTAAACGAGGAATCAAAGGGCATCGAGGTGAATTGGGACACGTTGGAGTCAAAGGAGAACAGGGTGAGAAGGGAGAACAAGGACCACGAGGTGCGCTAGGACTCGAAGGACCCAAGGGTAACCAAGGGCCACCAGGTTTATTGGGTTTCAAAGGAAACGATGGACCTCCAGGACTTCCAGGAATAGAAGGAGCAATAGGACCCAAAGGTAATGCTGGAAACGATGGACCAAAAGGCGAACTCGGGCCTCCGGGACCTCCAGGTCCTCCTGGACCACCTGCAGAGCAACCTATGATTCCTCCGGAATTGTTATTCACGAGAGAACAAATTCTTCGAAGGAAACGTGATATTTCGACAAATAC CGCGGaagacgagaaagagaaagattcaGAAACGTTGGACAAGGATGATCAAATTGAAGAGGAATTTGGCCCAAAATTCTTGGACATGTATAGTTCTATATACGCCATGAGACAAGAATTGGATCGAATACGCAAACCGATTGGGAGCAGAGAAAATCCTGTAAGGACTTGCAAGGATTTATTTTACGGCCATCCTCATTTTCATGATG GTTGGTACTGGATCGATCCAAATTTAGGGATGGCTGATGACTCTGTATATGTTTATTGCAATATGACGAATATGGGCGAAACTTGCGTATACCCTGATATTCACACGAGTCAAATGCCCAATATACCatggaggaaagaaaataataaaacggaTTGGTACTCGAATTTGCGCGGAGGATTTAAA ATTACATACGAAGCTATTGGGGTAgtgcaattaaattttctgcGTTTATTGAGCCAAGAAGCTTATCAAAATTTCACTTATACCTGCATTAATAGCGTTGCTTGGTACAatgttttgaattttaattataattcatctTTACGACTGCTTGGTGCTAACGAGgatgaattttcatatacCGGTATCAAGCCACAAATCGTTACGGACAATTGTAAAATGCGTAAAAGCAAAGGAGATACAGTGTTCTTGGTTTACAGTAAAAAGCTTCAACAGTTACCATTGGTGGACTTTTACCCAGTCGATTATGGATTGCCGCATCAAGCGTTCGGTTTTACAGTCGGACCCATTTGTTtcaagtaa
- the LOC122573445 gene encoding probable ATP-dependent RNA helicase DDX10, with translation MPKKVRIYNTKKKPFPETKIITNLQSKYDTIDETKITKFTDLPLSPKTLKGLIENNYIEMTDIQRQSIGLALRGNDILGAAKTGSGKTLAFLIPVLEILYCKQWTRLDGLGALVITPTRELAYQIYETLRKVGRHHDISAGLIIGGKDLKFEKRRMDQCNIVICTPGRLLQHMDENPLFDCINMQVLILDEADRCLDMGFEQTMNSIIENLPPKRQTLLFSATQTKSVRDLARLSLKDPMYVSVHEHATHTTPEALEQSYVVCALEDKVSMLWSFIRNHLKQKIIVFFSSCKQVKYIFEVLCRLRPGISLLALYGTLHQLRRMEIYETFCKKQSAVLFATDIAARGLDFPAVDWVVQMDCPEDVNAYIHRAGRTARFQRNGECLLVLLPSEEKMIEKLKERKIPISMIQVNPNKLQSPQRKIEALLARDVLLKESAQRAFVSYIKSVFLMKDKEIFNVRALNTDLFARSLGLAIPPRIRFLQRMEQKRQPSDKNSENMKQFTADDKLNCNVDVQISDYKENKEEEEIRSQTMSPNNFALDDSDDDDILTVKRKNINLDDIPIEINNKQDENVNKKKAVTKAAIAKKILRKKIVPNKKITFDDRGEELLNPSKDKVSELARQYENEEGSGINIEIAKRILHEEDKFDKQRFREKIKEKHREEKRKLKASKKKINDKNDEDDRDEIENTINDYASEEADSDIDLSWLPDPDKIYGKQQENYEETMNVPETQESEGESSIHRSSKRKLITQDEYKKKKKKQRTCHEIDNTDLKVDEELALQLLQN, from the exons ATGCCGAAGAAAGTGAGAATTTacaatacgaagaaaaaacCATTTCccgaaacaaaaataattactaatcTACAATCTAAATATGATACT atcgatgaaacgaaaataacaaaatttacagATCTTCCACTCTCACCGAAAACTTTAAAGGGtctgatagaaaataattatattgaaatgaCAGATATTCAAAGACAAAGTATTGGATTAGCATTGCGTGGAAATGACATATTAGGAGCAGCAAAAACTGGCAGTGGGAAAACCTTGGCATTTCTTATTCCA GTCTTAGAGATATTATATTGCAAACAATGGACGAGATTAGATGGACTTGGTGCACTTGTTATTACACCAACCAGAGAACTTGCTTatcaaatatatgaaacacTAAGAAAAGTTGGTCGACATCATGATATTTCTGCTGGTCTTATCATTGGTGGAAAAGatctaaaatttgaaaaaagacgTATGGATCAATGcaatattgttatatgtacTCCTGGTCGTTTGTTACAACATATGGATGAAAATCCATTATTTGATTGTATAAATATGCAG GTATTGATATTAGATGAAGCTGATAGATGTTTAGATATGGGTTTTGAGCAAACCATGAATTCTATTATTGAGAATCTACCTCCAAAACGGCaaactcttttattttctgcaaCACAAACAAA gtCCGTAAGAGACTTGGCCAGATTAAGTTTGAAAGATCCTATGTATGTGTCTGTTCATGAACATGCTACACATACCACACCTGAAGCACTTGAACAAAGTTATGTTGTTTGCGCTTTAGAAGACAAAGTTTCAATGCTATGGTCATTCATACGAAatcatttaaaacaaaaaattattgtttttttctCCAGTTGTAAACAG gtaaaatatatatttgaagtaCTTTGTCGATTAAGACCCGGTATAAGTTTGTTAGCACTTTATGGTACCTTACATCAACTTAgaagaatggaaatttatgaaactttttgtAAAAAACAATCTGCAGTTTTGTTTGCAACTGATATTGCTGCTCGTGGGTTAG atttccCTGCTGTGGATTGGGTTGTACAAATGGACTGTCCTGAAGATGTAAATGCTTATATACATCGTGCTGGTAGGACAGCTAGATTTCAACGAAATGGTGAATGCTTATTGGTTTTATTACCATctgaagaaaaaatgattgaaaaacTTAAAGAACGCAAAATTCCAATATCCATGATACA agtTAACCCAAATAAATTGCAATCTCCACAACGTAAAATAGAAGCACTATTAGCAAGAGATGTTTTGTTAAAAGAAAGTGCTCAAAGAGCATTTGtatcatatataaaatcaGTCTTCTtaatgaaagataaagaaatctTTAATGTTCGTGCATTAAATACCGATTTATTTGCAAg atctTTAGGTTTAGCCATACCTCCAAGAATTCGATTCCTTCAAAGAATGGAACAAAAACGACAACCATCTGATAAAAATAGTGAAAACATGAAACAATTCACTGCTGATGATAAATTAAACTGCAATGTAGATGTGCAAATAAGTGactataaagaaaataaagaagaagaagaaattagatCTCAGACAATGAGTCCAAATAACTTTGCACttg ATGATAGCGATGACGATGATATATTAACtgtgaaacgaaaaaatataaaccttGATGATATACCAATTGAAATCAATAATAAACAGGacgaaaatgtaaacaaaaagaaagccGTTACAAAAGCCGCAATagctaaaaaaattcttcgaaaaaaaatagtaccaaataaaaagattactTTTGATGATAGGGGAGAG GAATTACTAAATCCCTCTAAAGATAAAGTTTCCGAATTAGCTAGacaatatgaaaatgaagaaggtTCTGGAATTAACATAGAAATAGCTAAACGGATATTACacgaagaagataaatttgataaGCAACGCTTtagggaaaaaataaaagaaaaacatagagaagaaaaaaggaaactaaAAGCtagtaagaagaaaataaatgataaaaatgatgaaGATGATCGAGATGAAATTGAGAATACTATAAACGACTATGCTAGTGAGGAAGCAGACAGTGATATAGATTTATCTTGGTTACCAGATCCAGATAAAATTTATGGCAAGCAGCaagaaaattatgaagaaACTATGAATGTTCCAGAAACACAGGAAAGTGAAGGAGAAAGCAGCATACATAG ATCATCTAAAAGAAAACTCATAACACAAGAtgaatacaaaaagaaaaagaagaaacaaagaacatGTCATGAAATAGACAATACAGATTTAAAAGTAGATGAGGAATTAGCATTACAACTTctacaaaattga